One segment of Terriglobales bacterium DNA contains the following:
- a CDS encoding heparan-alpha-glucosaminide N-acetyltransferase domain-containing protein: protein MTTTPTSASLSARESIPITPAFPGTPRAERLISVDLLRGIVMVIMALDHTRDFFTYARFQPEDVAHTTLALFFTRWITHFCAPVFFFLAGTGAFLSSTRKSPQEICDFLWKRGLLLVLMEQTIFYFAWTGYPIFPGFIALVIWALGWSMIFLALLVRWLPVRAIAAIGLAIIAGHNLLDRVPPERFGRFGIFWNILHVPTFHQFTTFHGIPVAGFVFYSLIPWIGVMAAGYAFGAILRKPAEQRRRWVLGIGTACVLLFVVLRLGHLYGNPPVDVSSFTPSNGDFALQATASQSVIAFLNVQKYPPSLQYLLMTLGPALILLGLFDKLTPLSLPLPLPLRSWLRRAVLIYGRVPMFYYILHLFLIHIMAIIVALAFQQPVMWLFKGAIFNGTPPGYGHGLPFIYLMWITAVVILYFPCKWFADLKARRKDWWLSYI, encoded by the coding sequence ATGACTACAACTCCGACGAGCGCTTCGCTTTCAGCCCGAGAATCAATTCCAATCACCCCGGCTTTTCCCGGGACTCCGCGGGCCGAACGCCTGATCTCGGTCGATCTGCTGCGTGGAATTGTAATGGTGATCATGGCGCTGGACCACACGCGCGACTTCTTCACCTATGCGCGCTTCCAGCCCGAAGACGTAGCTCACACCACGCTGGCGCTCTTTTTCACGCGCTGGATCACGCACTTCTGCGCCCCGGTATTTTTCTTCCTGGCGGGAACGGGTGCGTTCCTCTCCAGCACAAGAAAATCGCCGCAAGAAATTTGTGATTTCCTGTGGAAACGAGGGCTGCTGCTGGTTTTAATGGAACAGACCATCTTTTATTTTGCCTGGACGGGTTATCCCATCTTTCCCGGCTTCATCGCGCTGGTGATCTGGGCCCTGGGCTGGTCAATGATTTTTCTGGCTCTGCTGGTGCGCTGGCTGCCGGTGCGCGCGATTGCCGCCATTGGGCTGGCGATCATTGCCGGGCACAACCTGCTGGACCGCGTACCGCCCGAGCGTTTCGGAAGGTTCGGAATCTTTTGGAATATTCTCCATGTTCCCACATTTCACCAGTTCACCACCTTCCATGGTATCCCGGTAGCAGGTTTTGTGTTCTATTCGCTCATACCCTGGATCGGCGTGATGGCCGCCGGGTACGCCTTTGGAGCAATCTTGAGAAAGCCCGCGGAACAACGCCGGCGCTGGGTATTGGGCATTGGCACAGCCTGCGTGCTGCTCTTTGTGGTGCTCCGCCTGGGACATCTGTATGGAAATCCTCCGGTAGATGTTAGTTCCTTCACTCCGTCGAACGGAGATTTCGCGCTGCAGGCGACGGCATCGCAATCCGTGATTGCTTTCTTGAATGTGCAGAAGTATCCGCCCAGCTTGCAGTACCTGTTAATGACCCTGGGACCGGCGCTTATCCTGCTGGGATTGTTTGACAAGCTCACGCCGCTGTCGCTTCCGCTCCCACTCCCACTCCGAAGCTGGCTGCGGCGCGCCGTGCTGATCTACGGCCGTGTGCCAATGTTCTATTACATACTGCATCTGTTCCTGATTCACATCATGGCGATCATCGTGGCGCTTGCCTTTCAACAGCCGGTGATGTGGTTGTTCAAGGGCGCGATCTTCAATGGCACGCCGCCCGGCTATGGCCATGGACTGCCCTTTATTTACCTGATGTGGATCACCGCGGTTGTAATTCTGTACTTCCCCTGTAAATGGTTTGCTGATTTGAAGGCGAGAAGAAAGGATTGGTGGCTGAGCTACATCTAG
- a CDS encoding slipin family protein, translated as MPRNISTPIAGIARALFVICVVAGAIAARLLNQPAFLIAGVLLGLYFLFAIKVVQQWEKVAVLRLGKYVGLRGPGLIHIIPLVETLSPYIDQRVRVANVSAESTLTRDTVPVNVDAIVFWLVWNAEKSILEVENFQEAIGMSAQTALRESIGRHELAQMLTERETLGRELQRILDQKTNPWGITVQSVEIRDVKIPQALEDAMSRQAQAERERQARIILGQAETEISEKFVKAAEAYAENPVALHLRAMNMLYEAIKERGSMVIVPSSAVETMGLGGNLAAIAMAKGK; from the coding sequence ATGCCGAGGAACATAAGTACACCAATTGCTGGAATCGCGAGGGCTCTATTTGTAATCTGCGTCGTTGCAGGGGCCATTGCCGCTCGTCTGCTGAACCAACCCGCGTTTCTGATTGCCGGCGTTCTGTTGGGCCTGTATTTCCTTTTTGCGATTAAGGTGGTGCAGCAGTGGGAGAAAGTTGCAGTTCTACGTCTGGGCAAGTACGTTGGATTGCGCGGGCCGGGGCTGATTCACATCATACCGCTGGTAGAAACACTTAGTCCGTATATTGACCAGCGGGTGCGGGTCGCCAATGTCAGCGCGGAATCCACGCTCACACGCGACACGGTCCCGGTGAATGTTGATGCCATCGTCTTCTGGCTGGTATGGAACGCCGAGAAATCCATTCTGGAAGTCGAAAACTTTCAGGAAGCGATCGGGATGAGCGCGCAGACTGCGCTACGCGAATCCATCGGACGGCACGAGCTGGCGCAAATGCTGACCGAGCGCGAAACACTGGGGCGAGAGCTGCAGCGCATCCTGGATCAGAAAACCAATCCGTGGGGAATCACCGTGCAATCGGTTGAGATACGGGATGTGAAGATTCCGCAGGCCTTGGAAGACGCCATGTCACGGCAGGCCCAGGCCGAGCGTGAGCGCCAGGCACGAATCATTTTGGGCCAGGCCGAAACAGAAATCTCGGAAAAGTTTGTTAAGGCGGCTGAGGCCTATGCCGAAAATCCGGTTGCGCTTCATCTGCGCGCCATGAACATGCTGTACGAAGCCATTAAAGAACGCGGCTCCATGGTGATTGTGCCCTCGTCGGCGGTCGAAACCATGGGCTTGGGTGGAAATCTCGCCGCGATTGCCATGGCCAAAGGGAAATAG
- a CDS encoding GntR family transcriptional regulator: MSKSSTITKTPFRLRLDLASGVPVYRQIIDQVRGGLASGSLAAGDQLPTVRQLAVDLAINPNTVLRAYRELELGGLLETHQGTGTFISQKKLKKDDAERDRQLAQIIGDFVARAGAAGFTVEDLLEQLHQRSK; this comes from the coding sequence ATGAGTAAGTCTTCAACAATTACGAAAACGCCCTTCCGGTTGCGGCTCGATCTGGCCAGCGGCGTTCCGGTGTATCGCCAAATCATCGATCAGGTCCGGGGCGGACTTGCTTCCGGTTCGCTGGCTGCAGGCGATCAACTCCCCACGGTGCGCCAGCTTGCGGTTGATCTGGCGATCAATCCCAATACTGTTTTGCGCGCCTATCGCGAGCTGGAACTCGGTGGGCTGCTGGAGACCCACCAGGGCACCGGGACATTTATCAGCCAGAAGAAATTAAAAAAAGACGACGCCGAGCGCGACCGGCAGTTAGCGCAGATCATCGGCGATTTCGTCGCGCGCGCCGGCGCCGCGGGATTTACCGTCGAAGATTTATTAGAGCAACTGCATCAGCGCTCAAAGTGA
- a CDS encoding PfkB family carbohydrate kinase produces the protein MKVVSIGEVLWDVIEREEHLGGAPFNFAAHLRRLGHTVFFVSGVGRDQRGERILHKMAELGLPTGYVSRVKNTATGVVEVTLDTAGQPQFIIHRPAAYDFPKLSKLELEQLSSEQPDWIYFGTLLQMNSQAKALTAALLASNSARRFYDVNLRAGCYDAPLVRELMSQATVVKLNDDEASEIAQMFHRPQPDSLEEFCRSYASEFGWETVCVTRGARGCALLIGNEYIEADGYPVEVADTVGAGDAFAAAFLHGLGSGWQPSRIADFANRVGALVASRRGAIPSWTGEEAMALGQAPKL, from the coding sequence ATGAAAGTTGTCAGCATCGGTGAAGTCCTTTGGGATGTCATTGAACGAGAGGAGCACTTGGGCGGAGCCCCGTTCAATTTTGCAGCGCATCTGCGCCGGCTCGGTCACACCGTATTCTTTGTCAGCGGTGTAGGCCGTGACCAGCGAGGAGAGCGCATTCTGCACAAGATGGCCGAACTGGGTCTTCCGACCGGATACGTGTCTCGTGTCAAGAATACTGCAACCGGCGTGGTCGAGGTTACACTCGACACAGCAGGACAACCGCAATTCATCATTCATCGGCCTGCGGCCTACGATTTTCCCAAGCTATCAAAACTGGAACTAGAGCAACTTTCATCAGAGCAGCCTGATTGGATCTATTTTGGGACATTGCTGCAAATGAATTCCCAAGCTAAAGCCTTGACGGCTGCGCTTCTGGCTTCGAATAGCGCCCGGCGCTTCTATGACGTAAATCTTCGTGCCGGCTGCTATGACGCTCCCCTGGTGCGCGAGTTGATGTCACAAGCGACGGTAGTCAAGCTGAATGACGACGAGGCTTCGGAGATTGCGCAGATGTTCCATCGTCCTCAACCCGATTCACTCGAAGAATTCTGCCGAAGCTACGCCAGCGAATTTGGCTGGGAAACAGTCTGCGTAACCCGCGGCGCGCGAGGATGCGCGCTCCTGATCGGCAATGAATACATCGAGGCCGATGGGTACCCGGTCGAGGTGGCGGATACGGTCGGCGCTGGTGACGCCTTTGCCGCAGCCTTCCTACACGGGCTTGGCAGCGGATGGCAGCCGTCGCGAATCGCTGACTTTGCCAACCGTGTGGGAGCACTCGTCGCCAGCCGCAGAGGCGCGATTCCTAGCTGGACGGGTGAAGAAGCAATGGCGCTGGGGCAGGCCCCGAAACTCTAG
- a CDS encoding alpha/beta hydrolase, with protein sequence MKLVKLLIVAGLLITSSLASAAPATADQRQNDAQQLPAVTLLTAQNKEKPDVPAVSNTTAQTSTWQDPSKHEVQFVTVEQGVRLEVLDWGGSGRAVVLLAGAGNTAHVFDDFAPKLTGFGHIYGITRRGYGASSQPASSYDEQRLADDVVEVLDSLKIEAPVLVGHSMAGGEMTIIAHQHPHRVAGLVYLDALGDPRDWPGSDPAYIELYNKLPAPMRTPAPPPSGEEPRSFSAYHAWQLRNGQFIFPESELRNMYVTNPDGTKGKPKSPQTIWNAIGAGQKKRDYSGIRVPVLAFCEFVRYPKDQSEATGYQPKDADERAAIDAFNVATKAYVDRWNKNLLNGASDVHFIDLPGAGHFVYLTREPEVLKGLQAFLADLH encoded by the coding sequence ATGAAACTGGTAAAGCTCCTTATTGTTGCGGGACTACTGATCACGTCAAGCCTCGCTTCTGCTGCGCCTGCAACTGCGGATCAACGGCAGAACGATGCGCAACAATTGCCGGCGGTCACGCTTCTCACAGCACAAAACAAAGAGAAGCCGGATGTCCCAGCCGTGTCGAACACCACAGCTCAGACTTCTACGTGGCAGGATCCCTCGAAGCACGAAGTCCAGTTCGTGACCGTAGAACAAGGCGTCCGGTTGGAAGTTCTCGATTGGGGCGGATCCGGCCGGGCGGTTGTGCTGTTAGCAGGGGCGGGCAATACGGCCCACGTATTCGACGACTTCGCTCCTAAGTTGACAGGCTTCGGTCACATTTACGGCATCACGCGGCGCGGCTACGGCGCCTCCAGTCAACCGGCTTCAAGCTATGACGAACAGCGGCTGGCAGATGATGTTGTTGAGGTCCTCGATTCGCTCAAGATCGAAGCGCCGGTTTTGGTGGGACACTCCATGGCCGGCGGCGAAATGACGATAATCGCGCACCAGCATCCCCATCGTGTGGCAGGTCTTGTGTACTTGGATGCCCTTGGAGACCCAAGAGACTGGCCCGGTAGCGATCCGGCGTACATTGAGCTTTATAACAAGTTGCCGGCACCGATGCGCACTCCTGCTCCACCCCCTTCTGGAGAGGAGCCAAGATCATTCAGTGCTTACCATGCCTGGCAACTGCGAAACGGGCAATTCATCTTTCCCGAATCGGAGTTGCGCAATATGTATGTGACCAACCCCGACGGAACCAAGGGCAAACCCAAAAGTCCCCAAACGATTTGGAACGCAATTGGAGCTGGACAGAAAAAGCGGGACTACTCTGGTATCCGTGTGCCAGTCCTGGCTTTTTGTGAATTTGTGCGCTACCCCAAGGATCAGTCAGAAGCGACTGGATATCAACCCAAAGACGCAGACGAACGCGCCGCTATTGACGCCTTTAACGTCGCAACCAAGGCTTATGTTGATCGATGGAACAAGAATCTTCTCAATGGGGCCTCGGACGTGCATTTTATTGATCTGCCTGGTGCTGGTCATTTCGTGTATCTGACGCGGGAGCCTGAAGTACTGAAGGGATTGCAGGCGTTTCTAGCGGACTTGCACTAG